The stretch of DNA CCTCTTCGCAATTGTCGTCTTCCGTCTGGCGAGCGCGCTTTTCGACGTGTTCCTGGCGCCGCGGGCGGAGGAAGGGGGTGGATTTCGTGTCGTCCCGATCACAAGCGATACCGCCGGCCACTGGGCAAAACGCCTGGGCTATCTCGTCGGCTGGTATGCCTTTGGCTGGGTGAGCATCCGCCTGCTCGGTACTCTCGGCTTTTCGGTCCCGGCCCGACAGCTCGCCGCCTATTCTCTCGGCCTCGTGCTGCTTTTCATCGGTATCGAAGCCGTCTGGAGACGGCCGTCTCAATTGGCTGCCGGTCAAGCGAGCCGGATCGGCCTGCGGACGCGGAACTGGCTCTGGACAGTCTATTTCGTTGCCGTCTGGCTGTTGTGGGTGGTCGGCGCCATGAGGCTGTTCTGGATCGCCGTGGTCTGTGCCGCCCTGCCCGGTGCCATCGCCCTCACCAAGGCGTCGGTCAACAATATTCTGCGCTCTTCCACGGACGAAGAGGACGGCCACAAGAAAGGCACCGTCGTCTCGGTGATCGTCGAGCGCGGCATCAGGGCGGCGCTGATCGTCGGCGCCATCATCCTGCTTGCCGATGCGCTCGATATCAGGCTGACGCAAATGACGATGCAGGATTCGCCGCTTCTACGCCTCGTGCGTGGCCTCCTCAGCGCCGGGATCATTCTTCTGGTCGTCGATCTTGCCTGGAGCGTCGTGAAAGTGCTGATCGATCGCAAGCTCGGCGACACCGAGGCCGTCCTGGAAGTCGGTAGCGAACGAGAGCGGCGGCGCACGCGTCTCAGAACACTCCTACCGATCCTTCGCAATTTCCTGATGATCCTCTTCAGTGCCGTCGCAATCATGATGGCACTGTCATCGCTGGGGGTCGAAATCGGTCCGCTGATCGCAGGCGCCGGCGTGGTTGGCGTCGCGATCGGCTTCGGGGCGCAGACTGTTGTCAAGGACGTGATCAGCGGGATGTTCTACCTGCTCGATGACGCCTTCAGAGTGGGAGAGTATATCCAAAGCGGCAGCTACAAGGGCACCGTCGAGTCCTTCAGCCTGCGATCCATCAAGCTCCGGCACCAGCGCGGCGCGGTCTACATCGTGCCCTTCAGCGAGCTTGGAGCAGTCCAGAACATGAGCCGCGACTGGGCGATCGAGAAGATGACGATCACCATCACTTACGATTCCGACATCGAGAAGGCCCGCAAGATCATCAAGAAGATCGGCCTGGAACTGTTCGAGGATCCGGAGTTCAAACCGACGACGATCGAGCCGTTGAAGATGCAGGGGATAGACAGCCTCGGCGACTCAGGCCTGCTCCTGCGGATGAAGGTCATGACACTTCCGGGCCAGCAGTTCACGCTGAAGCGGCGGGCCCTGCGGATGATCCATGAGGCGTTCAACGAAAACGGCATTAAGCTCGCCGTGCCGACTGTCCAGGTCTCGGGCGGCAGGGACGACGCTATTGCAGCCGCTGCCCAGCAGACGCTCGCCGCTCACAACGCGGCCACCGCTGCGGGCCCGGCCTGAGGCCGGCGCTTTTAGGCAATGAAACGAAACACGAGAGCAATGGGAGGAAATGAAATGAAGATCCTGGTCATTCTATCGCACATGCTTGCGACACTTGCCGTCATGATGACGGTCAGCGCGCCCGTCCTCGTTCCCGAAACGGCCGAAGCCGCCCGTCGTGGCGTGGCGGCATGCGGTCCGAGAGGCTGTGGCGCCGCAGCCTGCGGACCACGCGGATGCGCTGCGGTCGGACGCCGAACCGCTCCAGTCGTTCGCCCGCCCGTCCGGCGTGGCGTCGTGGTCGTCGCCCCTCGCCGCTATTGGCGTCCAGGGACCGCCATCGCCGCAGGTGCTGCCATCGGTTTCGTCGCCGGAGCTGCCGCCGTGTCCTTGGCAGGTACGCCGCCACAGTCCGGTCAATGCTGGTATTACACCTCGCCCGCCAAGACGACAGGCTTCTGGGACGTGTGCCCGCGCTGAGTGCTCGCAGAAAGACCGGCGAGTTCGTTTGGTTCTCTTCGTCACTATCCTCCCCCAGCTGGGGAGGGTCTCAATTTCCGCGTCACAAATTTAGAGGGCACGTTCCATGGATTTCACAGTCATCGATGCCGCACTCGTCGGAAAACTTCTCCTGCTGCTTCTGATCGGCATGGGGCCGAAGATTGCCCTGGTGCCGTTTCTGGAAAAGACCCACGCCTTCGATACCCAAACCAAGGTGCGCATCGGGCGCCAGATGGTTATGATCGCCGTTGTCACGGCCCTGATCCTTTTCGCCACCGGCGCTCTGCTGATGCGGCTTCTCCACATCACGGGCGGCGCCGTCGCCGTCGCCGGCGGCATCATCCTCGCGCTGATCGCGATCAAGATGGCATCAGGACCGATAGAGAAGCCGCATGACGACATTGCGGCGCCAGTCGATCCAGACAAGCTGGCCGTATTTCCGCTTGCGGTCCCTTACCTGCTCAATCCTGTCGGCATTACGGTCATCATCATCGCCTCCGGTGAAGTCGTCTCGATCACCAGCGCGATACTCGTCATTGGCCTGATCCTGATCGTCGGCGCGTTGGACTATCTGGTGTTCACCAACATCGACAAGCTCGCCAAGCGTATGAAGCCGGTCACCATGATCGTCTCGGAGGTGGTCTTCGGCATTCTGCTGACCGCAGTCGCAGTCCAGTTGATCGTCGTCGGGCTTGGCAATCTCGGGATCATCACCCCGGGCGCGGCACACTAGATCCGACAATTTTCGGCCGGACCGACCTAAAATTTGAACCGGGACTCTAAATCAAGAAATAGAGCGTGATGTCGTCCGAAACCGCTCACGCATCTCGGCATCATGTTTAGCTGCAGATTTGCGATCCCCCTGCACGGAAAGCCGGGGGATTAAGCTCGATGACAGGCTGCAAAGGTGCCATAGACGGCCGGCGGGCACGCAACGATCATTCAATATCTCTGATGTTATCCATAAGTTCTATTCGTTTGAATGATGAGTTTTCAAGGCCCATATTAGGATCATGGACATGGACGAACCTCCCATTGACGACCATGCCCTTGACCCTAGAAAGGAACCGGAAAATGACCACTCTCACCTATCGCGGTGGTGGTAAGTCCCTCACCTCCAGCGAAAGCCGCTTCGACCTGGCAGATTATGCCCGTAAGCTTGTGCTCGCCTGGACGCGCTGGCAGACGGCCCGCGAAATCGAAGCCATGCCCTTCGACATTCGC from Rhizobium leguminosarum bv. trifolii WSM1325 encodes:
- a CDS encoding MscS Mechanosensitive ion channel (PFAM: MscS Mechanosensitive ion channel~KEGG: smd:Smed_3001 MscS mechanosensitive ion channel), with the translated sequence MPLLSKIRMVRPLVIGATLASILLCASIAVAQSATPASPQPESVQRFIGMFSDPDVQRFLQQQSEAAKAVTEPPVATPNADPSFSEFAMRFRVHASGLLGAIQSFPSETMRGAAILDQDIQANGGTRPIFLVAAFVAVGLAAQWLFWWISAGWRSWMARAPYATVLERVTALTARLLWAACYVLSFGLGSIGFFLLFQWPPVIREIVVGYLFAIVVFRLASALFDVFLAPRAEEGGGFRVVPITSDTAGHWAKRLGYLVGWYAFGWVSIRLLGTLGFSVPARQLAAYSLGLVLLFIGIEAVWRRPSQLAAGQASRIGLRTRNWLWTVYFVAVWLLWVVGAMRLFWIAVVCAALPGAIALTKASVNNILRSSTDEEDGHKKGTVVSVIVERGIRAALIVGAIILLADALDIRLTQMTMQDSPLLRLVRGLLSAGIILLVVDLAWSVVKVLIDRKLGDTEAVLEVGSERERRRTRLRTLLPILRNFLMILFSAVAIMMALSSLGVEIGPLIAGAGVVGVAIGFGAQTVVKDVISGMFYLLDDAFRVGEYIQSGSYKGTVESFSLRSIKLRHQRGAVYIVPFSELGAVQNMSRDWAIEKMTITITYDSDIEKARKIIKKIGLELFEDPEFKPTTIEPLKMQGIDSLGDSGLLLRMKVMTLPGQQFTLKRRALRMIHEAFNENGIKLAVPTVQVSGGRDDAIAAAAQQTLAAHNAATAAGPA
- a CDS encoding conserved hypothetical protein (KEGG: nha:Nham_2986 hypothetical protein), whose product is MKILVILSHMLATLAVMMTVSAPVLVPETAEAARRGVAACGPRGCGAAACGPRGCAAVGRRTAPVVRPPVRRGVVVVAPRRYWRPGTAIAAGAAIGFVAGAAAVSLAGTPPQSGQCWYYTSPAKTTGFWDVCPR
- a CDS encoding multiple antibiotic resistance (MarC)-related protein (PFAM: multiple antibiotic resistance (MarC)-related protein~KEGG: nmn:NMCC_1265 hypothetical protein); protein product: MDFTVIDAALVGKLLLLLLIGMGPKIALVPFLEKTHAFDTQTKVRIGRQMVMIAVVTALILFATGALLMRLLHITGGAVAVAGGIILALIAIKMASGPIEKPHDDIAAPVDPDKLAVFPLAVPYLLNPVGITVIIIASGEVVSITSAILVIGLILIVGALDYLVFTNIDKLAKRMKPVTMIVSEVVFGILLTAVAVQLIVVGLGNLGIITPGAAH
- a CDS encoding conserved hypothetical protein (KEGG: rec:RHECIAT_CH0002614 hypothetical protein); this translates as MTTLTYRGGGKSLTSSESRFDLADYARKLVLAWTRWQTAREIEAMPFDIRKDIGWPSTDDNKHRTM